From Pseudoalteromonas piratica:
GCAACAGGCAAAACATGTACTTTAATGTCTTCACCTTCCGCAGGTACGCCAAAAACCCCACCTGCATTTGATAAATCTGCCTCAGCATAATACAAATACAAACGTTCTGAGGTACCGCCAGGACTTGAAAGATACGATAACATAAACTCAATATTTTCAAGCGCAATGCCGGACTCTTCCAATGCTTCTTTTTTTACGACTGCTTCGTAATCTGTGCTGCCATCTGTCATTCCGGCAATCACTTCAAACAACCATGGCGACTTATCATCGCTCATTGCACCAATGCGGATTTGCTCTATCAGTAACACCGCATCCAATTTTGGGTCATAGGGTAAGACCGCAACGGCATCGCCACGTTCAAATATTTCACGTATTACGATATCTGACTGACCACCAGCAAAAAGCGCGTGTCGAAAATGGTATTCATCAATTTTAAAAAAACCATTAAAGGTGCGCTTTTTAGCGACTATTTCTACATCTGACTGCTTGAATTTTGTAATTTTGGCCATATTAAACGTATCAATTAGTTTAAAATCTATTCGATAATCTATCGATTTTTCGGTATTTTAGCTTATTAAGCCAATAAAACGAATTTTTCATATTCTGTTACACTTGAATACTTTGTTTTACTGTATTGTTTTTCTAATCACTAAAAAAACACGCTAAGATGCTTTCAAAAATTGTCTGGGGATGACAACAACTATGAAAAAGAAACTATTATCTGCGCTAGTTGCATTTACTTGTAGTTTTTCAGTAACACAAGCAAATGCAGAAGACCTAATGCAAGTATACGAAATCGCACTTGCAAACGATCCTGTAGTTTTAAAGGCAAAAGCAACGCGCGATGCACAAGACTACAACACGGATATCGCAATGGCGGCTTTATTACCGCAAATCGGTGCAACAATGGGTTATGAGAAAACGGATGGTGATCTAGGTGACTCGGATGTTTTCAGCCGCGGTATTAGATTAGACCAAGACCTATTCAATTTGGGGTCTTGGAAATCACTTAACATTGCAGAAAAGCAAGCTCTTCAAGCAGATGCAAGTTATCAGCTAGCACAGCAAAATCTGATTGTTCGTGTTTCTAATGCTTACTTTAATGTGCTTGCACGCCAAGATGACTTAGAGTTTGTTCGCGCAGAAAAACGTGCTATTGAACGTCAGCTTGAGCAAACCAAACAGCGCCATGCGGTAGGTCTTACTGCTATTACTGATGTACACGAAGCGCAAGCACAATACGATAATGCCGTTGCTCGCGAAATTGTTGCAATCAATGATGTTGAAACCGCGCGCGAAGAGCTTGGTGAGATCACTGGTAAATATCACGAAAAACTTAATGCCCTTAACACTGATAAATTCTCAACAGTAAAGCCTGCACGTAAGAGCACTGAATTTGTTGAGTCAGCAAAAGAAAATAATATTTCGCTACAAGTATCACGTGTGTCTGTAGATATTGCTAAAGAGCAAATCGAACAAGCAAAAGCAGGCCACTATCCGAAACTGACTTTATCGGCTTCTTATGGCGATAGCCTTGGCGAAACAGGTCCTCGTGTAGATCAAACTAAAGTAGGTTTAGGTTTCTCTGTGCCAATTTACCAAGGTGGTGGTACGCATGCAGCGGTAAACCAAGCTACTGAATATTTTGTTGCAGCAAGCCAAGAATTTGAAAGTGCTTACCGTAACGTAAATAAACAAGTTCGTACGTCATATAATCAAGTAGTGTCAGATATCGCGACATATCGCGCACTTGAACAAGCAGTAGTATCTGCTGAAAGTGCTTTGCAAGCCACTGAAGCAGGTTTTGAAGTGGGCACACGTACTATTGTAGACGTATTACTAAGTACTCGTAACTTATACGACGCAAGCCGTAACTTATCGGCGGTTCGTTACCGTTATGTTGTATCTACTCTTGGTTTAAAACTTGCCGAAGGTACACTGTCTCGCAGTGATATCGAAGCAATTAACCGTGGCCTAAACTAACCTCGGTAATCTAATTCAACGTGGGAATAAATCAATTCCCACGTTTTCCTTTCTTTTTGATATACTCGCGCTAATTTTTTACTTTTGCCAAACGATATTGTGATAACTAAAGCGCCTTTTTCATATTCTTTTCTAGCTCCTAAATATTGGCTTACTTGGTTAAGTGTATTTATTCTGTATTTGCTTTCTTGGTTGCCTTATAACCTACAGATTTTACTTGGAAAGTTACTTGGCCGTTTAGTTTATCGTTTTGTTAAAAAGCGCCGCAAAATTGCCGAAGTTAACATCGCACTAGCCTTCCCTGAGCTCGATAAGGCGGCGCAAGCAAAGTTAGTCAAAGAAAACTTAGAAAACACTGGGATTGCTATTTTTGAGTCTGGTATGGCGTGGTGGTGGCCCCAGTGGCGTGCCAAAAAGCACTTTGGTGGCATTACCGGTTACCACCATATTGAGAATGCAATTA
This genomic window contains:
- a CDS encoding NUDIX domain-containing protein; this translates as MAKITKFKQSDVEIVAKKRTFNGFFKIDEYHFRHALFAGGQSDIVIREIFERGDAVAVLPYDPKLDAVLLIEQIRIGAMSDDKSPWLFEVIAGMTDGSTDYEAVVKKEALEESGIALENIEFMLSYLSSPGGTSERLYLYYAEADLSNAGGVFGVPAEGEDIKVHVLPVAEAFKLLDEGEMDNAATVICLQWLKLNIESIREKYRSC
- the tolC gene encoding outer membrane channel protein TolC; the encoded protein is MKKKLLSALVAFTCSFSVTQANAEDLMQVYEIALANDPVVLKAKATRDAQDYNTDIAMAALLPQIGATMGYEKTDGDLGDSDVFSRGIRLDQDLFNLGSWKSLNIAEKQALQADASYQLAQQNLIVRVSNAYFNVLARQDDLEFVRAEKRAIERQLEQTKQRHAVGLTAITDVHEAQAQYDNAVAREIVAINDVETAREELGEITGKYHEKLNALNTDKFSTVKPARKSTEFVESAKENNISLQVSRVSVDIAKEQIEQAKAGHYPKLTLSASYGDSLGETGPRVDQTKVGLGFSVPIYQGGGTHAAVNQATEYFVAASQEFESAYRNVNKQVRTSYNQVVSDIATYRALEQAVVSAESALQATEAGFEVGTRTIVDVLLSTRNLYDASRNLSAVRYRYVVSTLGLKLAEGTLSRSDIEAINRGLN